A genomic segment from Cutaneotrichosporon cavernicola HIS019 DNA, chromosome: 7b encodes:
- the SPT4 gene encoding uncharacterized protein (The SPT4-SPT5 complex mediates both activation and inhibition of transcription elongation, and plays a role in pre- mRNA processing. This complex seems to be important for the stability of the RNA polymerase II elongation machinery on the chromatin template but not for the inherent ability of this machinery to translocate down the gene), giving the protein MPPKGGRQANLRACLICSLLQTPKEFVDYGCPNCEDVCDMRGSMERVVDCTSTIYDGMIAMMEPEESWVARWQRINKKRRGLYAVRVTGRPPQDVVDAIEARGGLYRPRDAVEEL; this is encoded by the exons ATGCCACCAAAAGGCGGCCGCCAGGCCAACCTCCGTGCCTGTCTCATTTgctccctcctccagacACCCAAGGAGTTTGTTGACTATGGTTGCCCCAACTGCGAGGATGTCTGCGAT atgCGCGGCTCGATGGAGCGTGTCGTGGACTGCACCTCGACCATCTACGACGGCATGATTGCCATGATGGAGCCTGAGGAGAGCTGGGTTGCGCGTTGGCAACGTATTA ACAAGAAGCGCCGTGGACTCTATGCCGTTCGCGTGACTGGCCGCCCACCACAGGACGTGGTTGATGCGATTGAGGCACGTGGTGGTCTGTACCGCCCGCgtgacgccgtcgaggagctgtaG
- a CDS encoding uncharacterized protein (SART-1 family), whose product MADMSINQDSLTVEEANKVRISLGLKPIGADDDGGSDGEPVEDRDAIAEENFAQRRADMKRERSEREMKEKIERAKNQRALNAQMAGSTLGDAGRDDVLDAKSWARKLGKRNKKREAELAARRQREMDEADRIVYGEEDLMGLKVAHDTDAFVEGETILTLKDSGVLEDGEDELQNVNLADEERHEAARERKRKAGQGYTGYDDEEFEEGRIGKKASVLSKYDGDFTGAEVATEGFRLGAPVKREKTPDMDVDMGHEAQIKVKLDLDFARDWDVSDYAKEGDAGFKKPKKRRAKKSTRRAEVEEDDGMEVEPTFTKRVVGDGPDNLVDDDDIQAALARSRRKITKKKPKAKPEDLAVRIKKEREAEPAAQEDGDDDGDGLITFDETSEFVRNVTTESRAAPVKKERSRSISATPAPPATNGEAVVVKVERVDGDVDMSDDEDEDDLLAEMAAREGLSLAEYRIKIDSQMEELGDMAKAQEEPEPVMGNGLGGVLNLLRNQGSLEKQSEADAERERLQKQHDMWLADHRRRQAQRELERIAARGGNKDQAQREYDNRQREAAEARDALEAFKHYKPDVSIKYHDELGREMSVKEAWKSLSHKFHGKTSGRMKTEKRLRKIAEEQAAQRMTAGDTPLGMSDAFSRRQAKTGEAHMVLSVGNKGSAAGVGKKR is encoded by the exons ATGGCGGACATGTCGATAAACCAGGACTCGCTCACCGTCGAAGAGGCCAACAAGGTCCGCATCAGTCTCGGTCTCAAGCCCATTGGCGCCGACGATGATGGAGGCTCGGACGGCGAGCCAGTCGAGGACCGcgacgccatcgccgaggagaacTTTGCGCAACGGCGCGCCGACAtgaagcgcgagcgctcGGAGCGCGAAATGAAGGAGAAGATTGAGCG CGCGAAGAACCAGCGAGCGCTGAACGCCCAGATGGCCGGCTCGACCTTGGGTGACGCggggcgcgacgacgtgctAGACGCCAAGAGCTGGGCACGTAAGCTCGGCAAGCGGAATaagaagcgcgaggccgagctcgcggcgcggaggcaacgcgagatggacgaggcaGACCGGATCGTTtatggcgaggaggacctgATGGGTCTCAAGGTCGCGCACGACACGGATGCTttcgtcgagggcgagacgatCCTCACGCTTAAGGACTCTGGGGTTCTGGAGGATGGCGAAGACGAACTCCAGAacgtcaacctcgccgatgaggagcgGCACGAGGCCGCGCGGGAGCGTAAGCGCAAGGCCGGGCAAGGGTATACGGggtacgacgacgaggagttCGAGGAGGGACGGATAGGGAAGAAGGCGAGCGTGCTGAGCAAGTACGATGGCGACTTTACCGGTGCCGAAGTTGCGACGGAGGGGTTCCGTCTCGGCGCGCCGGTTAAGCGCGAGAAGACGCCTGACATGGATGTCGACATGGGCCATGAGGCACAGAtcaaggtcaagctcgacctAGACTTTGCGCGGGACTGGGATGTGTCGGACTATGCCAAGGAAGGAGACGCTGGGTTCAAGAAGCCCAAG AAGAGGCGAGCGAAGAAGTCGACTCGGAGGgcagaggtcgaggaagacgatGGAATGGAGGTAGAACCGACGTTTACGAAGCGTGTGGTCGGTGACGGGCCCGATAAcctcgttgacgacgatgatATACAAGCTGCACTTGCGCGGAGTCGGCGGAAGATCACCAAGAAGAAGCCCAAGGCCAAACCCGAGGACTTGGCTGTAAGGA TTaagaaggagcgcgaggccgagccggcggcgcaggaggatggcgacgacgacggtgaCGGACTTATCACGTTTGACGAGACGAGCGAGTTTGTGCGTAACGTCACGACCGAGAGCCGCGCGGCGCCCGTCAAGAAGGAGCGGTCTCGGAGCATCAGCGCGACGCCTGCACCGCCTGCAACCAATGGCGAGGCAGTCGTGGTCAAGGTTGAGCGTGTCGACGGAGACGTGGACatgagcgacgacgaggacgaggacgacttgctcgccgagatggcTGCGCGCGAAGGTCTCTCGTTAGCCGAGTACCGGATCAAGATCGACAGCCAGATGGAGGAGCTAGGCGACATGGCGAAGGCCCAAGAAGAGCCAGAGCCGGTGATGGGCAACGGCTTAGGAGGTGTGCTCAACCTACTCCGCAACCAGGGGTCTCTGGAGAAGCagagcgaggcggacgcAGAACGTGAGCGCCTGCAGAAGCAGCACGACATGTGGCTCGCCGACcatcggcggcggcaagctcagcgcgagctggagcgcaTCGCTGCCCGCGGTGGGAACAAGGACCAGGCGCAGCGAGAGTACGACAACCGGCAGCGCGAGGCTGCGGAAGCGcgcgacgccctcgaggcgtTCAAGCACTACAAGCCTGACGTGTCGATCAAGTAccacgacgagctgggTCGCGAGATGagcgtcaaggaggcgtGGAAGAGTCTGTCGCACAAGTTCCACGGCAAGACAAGTGGACGGATGAAGACGGAGAAACGACTGCGCAAGATTGCAGAGGAACAGGCAGCGCAGCGCATGACTGCGGGCGATACGCCGCTGGGCATGAGTGATGCGTTTTCCCGCCGCCAGGCCAAGACGGGCGAGGCGCACATGGTCCTCTCGGTGGGGAACAAGGGGAGTGCAGCGGGAGTGGGCAAGAAGCGCTAG